The Methanococcoides methylutens MM1 genome has a window encoding:
- a CDS encoding DUF11 domain-containing protein codes for MIKNNLSTLLISITFIFIAVFASGCAEENDIATVFETLPQVQQFMEEHPDAKITITYWSESEITEIADELSQEWGKTVTPTAMYKVEASEGNIRVVSWIDAESQIALYTSTENVANPVEDSVETPVEDPVETPVEDPIEGPVENPVEDPVSGKDVLFNGNIEEGDGYQINNVVIDVAEVFADAETCVFKVYDQGELIHDKLLNEGDSFSFDAEGETIEITLDYVSGGIVPRATIFITITDDDQVYLDKIVDGGHDKAEFSGIPEIIITKEVSSYSVEQGDIVTVTVVVRNDGDSRATDVRFTDPKPAGFILQEITLEEAGPMLIDKYEERIIYLYKLQANEPGTFELMPTVATYSNDAEMDFPQATSNRPVITVTGEEKVPDDENGEVIESQAYVIKLDRYAAIPNTLEVNRGDTVIWRNEQEESKYIFEVISEDGLWEEQSINYGMEFSYTFTEAGTYNFIVPPWNSMNSTVIVK; via the coding sequence ATGATTAAAAATAATCTAAGTACACTACTCATCTCCATCACTTTCATATTTATTGCTGTTTTTGCGTCAGGCTGTGCTGAAGAAAATGATATTGCTACTGTTTTCGAAACGTTACCACAAGTTCAACAATTTATGGAAGAGCACCCTGATGCTAAGATCACCATTACATATTGGTCGGAAAGTGAAATAACAGAAATAGCAGACGAACTTAGTCAAGAATGGGGGAAAACGGTAACTCCAACTGCTATGTACAAAGTGGAAGCAAGTGAAGGTAATATAAGAGTTGTTTCATGGATTGACGCTGAATCACAGATTGCACTATACACTAGTACTGAAAATGTTGCTAATCCTGTTGAAGATTCAGTAGAAACTCCTGTTGAAGATCCAGTAGAAACTCCTGTTGAAGATCCAATAGAAGGCCCTGTTGAAAATCCAGTAGAAGATCCCGTGTCTGGTAAAGATGTCCTGTTCAATGGAAATATAGAAGAAGGGGATGGATACCAGATCAATAATGTTGTGATTGATGTGGCAGAAGTTTTTGCTGACGCCGAAACCTGTGTTTTCAAAGTATATGATCAAGGTGAACTGATCCACGACAAACTGCTTAATGAAGGCGATTCATTCTCTTTTGATGCAGAAGGTGAAACAATTGAGATAACCTTAGACTACGTTTCTGGTGGGATCGTTCCGAGGGCAACTATATTCATAACCATCACGGACGATGACCAAGTTTATCTGGACAAGATAGTTGATGGTGGTCATGATAAGGCAGAGTTTTCAGGTATACCTGAAATAATAATCACAAAGGAAGTAAGTTCCTATAGTGTAGAACAAGGTGATATTGTCACGGTCACAGTCGTGGTCAGGAACGATGGGGATAGCAGAGCCACAGATGTTCGCTTCACTGATCCGAAACCTGCTGGTTTCATCTTGCAGGAGATTACTCTTGAAGAAGCCGGTCCAATGTTAATAGACAAATATGAGGAAAGGATCATTTACCTCTATAAACTGCAGGCGAATGAACCGGGAACATTTGAACTTATGCCCACTGTAGCAACCTATTCTAATGATGCAGAAATGGATTTCCCACAGGCTACCTCTAATAGACCTGTAATAACGGTCACCGGTGAAGAAAAAGTTCCTGATGATGAGAACGGTGAGGTTATCGAGTCTCAGGCCTACGTAATAAAGCTGGATAGATATGCTGCGATTCCTAACACTCTTGAGGTCAACAGAGGGGACACTGTTATCTGGAGAAATGAGCAGGAGGAAAGTAAGTACATATTTGAAGTTATAAGTGAAGATGGTCTTTGGGAGGAACAGAGTATTAATTACGGAATGGAGTTCAGCTATACCTTCACGGAGGCAGGAACGTATAATTTCATTGTCCCTCCATGGAACAGTATGAACAGTACTGTTATCGTTAAGTGA
- a CDS encoding PGF-pre-PGF domain-containing protein — protein sequence MSVKKLALGMILFILFFSCSATASWNSDIYITSFPHSDNTTSPPPPPAIYVCTFGVSENATEGFDKDIDVTAPPVPQVDALESYFPCDHEVVTRLATDIKGENADSWTLMLNVPADSNVSIQWDIYNIPSDKNVKMNTGSETIDMRGESTTSFETGFYELMISLSESRSESTKPSSPNNGGGGGGGGGATGEAFENILVKDAAASNVVAGVLSRYDFSEEKCHIVYIQFKGVSNAGQISTLIEILKDTSTLVDSPAPGIVYQNMNIWVGNAAFGDDKIEDAVIGFRVSKEWLSENGIGTSSIALYRYSDGKWNQLSTINIDEDSEYVYFEAGTPGFSPFVISAVVEEGNVMDSTLPSEEVSKEYVENEDVEDDSGTESNTIPGFSVFLTGVVLVTIISFLKGRE from the coding sequence ATGTCAGTAAAAAAACTTGCATTAGGTATGATCCTCTTCATTTTATTTTTTAGTTGTAGTGCAACAGCTTCATGGAATTCTGATATTTACATAACTTCTTTTCCACATTCCGATAATACAACAAGTCCCCCACCTCCACCTGCTATCTATGTATGCACCTTTGGTGTTAGTGAGAATGCCACAGAAGGCTTTGATAAAGATATAGATGTGACAGCACCTCCTGTTCCACAGGTAGATGCACTTGAATCCTATTTCCCATGTGATCACGAAGTTGTAACTCGACTTGCAACTGATATAAAAGGAGAGAACGCTGATAGTTGGACTCTAATGCTTAATGTACCCGCAGACTCGAATGTTTCCATTCAATGGGATATTTACAACATCCCCTCCGATAAAAATGTAAAAATGAATACCGGTAGTGAAACTATTGACATGAGGGGCGAAAGTACCACATCTTTTGAAACCGGATTTTATGAACTTATGATCTCATTGAGTGAAAGTAGATCAGAGTCAACAAAACCTTCTTCTCCAAATAATGGCGGTGGTGGAGGCGGTGGCGGAGGTGCTACTGGTGAAGCTTTTGAGAATATTCTTGTGAAAGATGCTGCAGCTTCTAATGTCGTTGCAGGAGTGCTGTCCAGATACGACTTCAGTGAAGAAAAATGTCACATTGTCTATATTCAGTTTAAGGGTGTATCCAACGCAGGTCAGATCAGTACTCTGATTGAAATCCTAAAAGATACTTCAACGCTTGTAGATTCTCCGGCTCCGGGCATCGTGTATCAGAACATGAATATCTGGGTCGGTAATGCGGCATTTGGTGATGACAAGATCGAAGATGCTGTTATAGGCTTTAGGGTAAGTAAAGAATGGCTCTCTGAAAATGGTATTGGCACATCCAGCATTGCATTATACCGCTATAGTGATGGAAAATGGAACCAGCTTTCTACAATCAATATCGACGAAGACAGTGAATACGTCTACTTTGAGGCGGGAACCCCTGGCTTCTCACCTTTTGTTATATCCGCAGTAGTGGAAGAAGGTAATGTGATGGACAGCACACTGCCATCAGAGGAAGTTAGCAAGGAATACGTTGAAAATGAGGACGTTGAAGATGATTCTGGAACAGAATCCAATACCATCCCTGGATTCAGTGTGTTTTTAACAGGTGTTGTGTTAGTTACAATAATCTCATTCTTGAAAGGAAGAGAGTGA
- a CDS encoding S-layer protein domain-containing protein — MYSNCSKLMFKSVAFTFLLLITLLVPANAAVITVDDDGVSDYSSIQAAVISATLGDTIEVQSGIYYENVVLDKELFLKGIGFPLIDANGNGTGISVIANNCTIEGFNITESGTDWNGGDADSGIKIKSANNTILNNKVNSNQYGIFIFTASNNTIESNTISNNEEGIYTFISPMNFIDNNTLSYNSNKGIYISSSDNISVYNNTVSSNSYGIYLDQSANCVLEDNIVFSNVDGIWLRVSYTNALINNTVFENSGDGIYLSSSCSNTLTGNTLTSNHDGFYLYSSSTDNIFTKNIASNNLGRGYYIWSGSHHNILQNNFAVNNLNGIEISSSDSTKLKDNVVYDNTNNGIHISRSYNSFLANNNVSYNDCGIYLYFAEISFLANNNASYNDYGINAYGSTHGLLLKNNLIDNIIYNAYDTYGYSTWILNYYSDYTGTDSNNNNIGDVSYYLPPSGDSVDKYPSMQPWDNNEMGDGANFSLKAGENVDLYEGYSFCLKQTDVDGSKVWIELEKNGVFIDDKIITKGSFFDFTNNINGSEALICFGTVDNIFQGQVDSIAFFGNFYQLSEGNIGILISNTSDLEAAQPSPQPPTVIGYNPSTSISSDISNSVTFTIDVNQSVNVNWLLNGNLVLSALSVTTSSYTNNSAELGTHNLTAVVTNSNGSDQVTWDWTVSATSGPQITSFDPSDLTPESIEGTSQEFSIDFDQVCDVEWYIDGLAVDSDTGVTSSTYTNTSATEGSYTVVANATSANGSVELSWDWTVFAIAGPQITSFNPSDLTPESTEGTSQEFSIDIDQVCDVEWYIDGSAVKTESSVTSSLYSVTDPSIGTYTVTVNVSNANGEGAKEWEWEVQSNTYYSGDRIWDETTNQSADQYVWDYLTYSGFYYDLDTNEGSESMTIVDIDRVINAGDLTYMAAAMQTGFEYNGWGEYESIGFMGEKYLAGYPDDAFEFGFDAISLMSAGQLSKVLVDDDEQQFVYNASSIVLEEGYQLAIIEIYTNNDRVFVNLLKDGSVVDSDLLSSGGTYIYEKDLGGINDAPIIAVNFGEIFGGVETSAIFIDGIFQVSDDYEQIAAGTDYGLMEITSISSTKIEMENPIDINLAKGNIIDLMGDIKIVVADDVTLRFAPFTNMTEPGYYELRGTVAEESSFIWTPMNFEGLYYEIDDGGLSESLEVIDCTGRVIAEDNLVYKARIVNSQYDHKEWGVYNAIGLFGEKYVPIVNNPNKIAELLVDSNETHTLMKNDHLDLGNGYELLVYDFDVEGEKVWIQLFKDSNFIDDHILYPSTIGEDIWNVEKDVAGESDVVVLKVRATNVTQDENSTFCQIEGIWLIDWMNVNEISLGERNGLLEMDAVTNEYIQYHNPEPLTLEMDSTIGIARDLQIRVADSTEIRYYPFIEKYVSNGSSSSGGGGGGATGETYTMSLQKGWNLVSTPITPDTPEVTSIFGSNDDILLPVYTWNTASKQYYEAESLEIGTGYWVLVLNDTQVSFTGTPYTG; from the coding sequence ATGTATTCCAATTGCTCAAAATTAATGTTTAAGAGTGTGGCTTTTACGTTTTTGCTTTTGATAACTTTACTTGTTCCTGCAAATGCAGCAGTTATTACTGTAGATGATGATGGGGTTTCAGATTATTCCTCAATACAAGCAGCAGTTATTAGCGCAACTCTAGGAGACACAATTGAAGTTCAAAGTGGTATCTATTATGAAAACGTTGTTCTGGACAAAGAGCTTTTTTTGAAAGGAATTGGATTTCCACTTATAGATGCTAATGGAAATGGTACTGGAATTTCTGTGATTGCTAACAATTGTACTATTGAAGGATTTAATATTACGGAAAGTGGTACTGATTGGAATGGTGGTGATGCAGACAGTGGAATAAAAATAAAATCTGCCAATAATACAATTTTGAATAACAAAGTGAATTCAAATCAATATGGTATATTCATATTTACAGCTTCTAACAACACTATCGAAAGTAATACAATATCCAATAATGAAGAAGGAATATACACATTTATTTCACCTATGAATTTTATTGATAACAATACTCTTAGCTACAATAGCAATAAAGGAATATATATATCAAGTTCGGATAATATATCTGTTTATAATAATACGGTATCAAGCAACTCTTACGGCATATATTTGGATCAATCTGCTAATTGCGTTTTAGAGGACAATATTGTTTTTTCAAACGTTGATGGTATATGGTTAAGAGTATCTTATACTAATGCATTAATCAATAACACAGTTTTTGAAAATTCAGGAGATGGAATCTATTTAAGTTCGTCTTGTAGTAATACATTAACTGGAAACACCCTCACCAGCAACCACGATGGGTTTTATTTGTATTCTTCCTCTACTGATAACATATTTACAAAAAATATTGCCTCCAATAATCTTGGTCGTGGATACTATATATGGAGTGGTTCCCACCACAATATATTACAAAATAATTTTGCAGTAAACAATCTTAATGGAATTGAAATATCTAGTTCAGACTCTACCAAATTAAAAGACAATGTCGTATATGACAATACAAATAATGGGATTCATATATCTAGAAGTTACAATTCTTTTTTAGCAAATAATAATGTTTCATATAATGATTGTGGAATCTACCTATATTTTGCTGAAATTTCTTTTTTAGCAAATAATAATGCTTCATACAATGATTATGGAATTAATGCATATGGGAGTACACATGGATTGCTCTTAAAAAATAATTTAATTGACAATATCATCTATAATGCATATGATACCTATGGTTATAGCACATGGATTCTAAATTATTATAGTGATTATACAGGAACCGACTCTAACAACAACAATATCGGAGATGTATCATATTATCTTCCACCATCTGGAGACTCTGTGGATAAATATCCAAGTATGCAACCTTGGGATAATAATGAAATGGGTGACGGTGCAAATTTTTCCTTGAAAGCAGGAGAAAACGTTGATCTCTATGAAGGGTATTCTTTTTGCTTAAAGCAGACAGATGTTGATGGTTCTAAAGTATGGATTGAACTTGAGAAAAATGGGGTATTTATTGATGACAAAATCATAACTAAGGGATCTTTTTTTGATTTTACTAATAATATAAATGGATCAGAGGCCTTAATTTGTTTTGGGACAGTTGATAATATCTTCCAAGGGCAAGTCGATTCAATTGCTTTCTTTGGAAATTTCTATCAGTTGTCCGAAGGTAATATTGGTATCTTAATCAGCAATACAAGTGATTTAGAAGCTGCACAACCTTCTCCACAACCTCCTACAGTAATAGGTTACAATCCATCTACATCAATATCAAGTGATATCAGTAATTCAGTTACATTCACAATAGATGTTAATCAAAGTGTTAATGTAAACTGGCTTCTTAATGGTAACTTAGTTCTCAGTGCACTTTCCGTGACCACATCTTCTTATACTAACAACTCTGCAGAACTTGGAACTCATAACCTTACTGCAGTTGTGACCAACTCTAATGGATCGGATCAAGTGACATGGGACTGGACAGTTTCTGCAACTTCTGGTCCACAGATTACCTCTTTTGATCCATCGGATTTAACTCCAGAATCTATAGAAGGTACTTCTCAAGAATTTAGCATAGATTTTGATCAGGTTTGCGATGTTGAATGGTATATTGATGGTTTAGCTGTCGATTCTGATACAGGAGTTACTTCAAGTACCTACACTAATACTAGTGCAACTGAAGGCTCTTATACTGTAGTTGCAAATGCTACATCTGCAAACGGGAGCGTTGAACTATCCTGGGACTGGACAGTTTTTGCAATTGCTGGTCCTCAGATCACCTCTTTTAATCCATCGGATTTAACTCCAGAATCTACAGAAGGTACTTCTCAAGAATTTAGTATAGACATTGATCAAGTTTGCGATGTTGAATGGTATATTGATGGTTCAGCTGTAAAAACTGAATCTTCCGTGACATCGTCTCTCTATAGTGTCACAGATCCTTCAATTGGAACTTACACTGTCACTGTCAATGTTTCAAATGCAAACGGAGAGGGTGCTAAGGAGTGGGAATGGGAAGTCCAATCAAATACTTACTATTCAGGTGATCGTATTTGGGATGAAACTACAAACCAGTCAGCTGACCAATATGTCTGGGACTATTTGACTTATTCTGGCTTCTACTATGATCTTGATACGAATGAAGGTTCAGAATCAATGACTATAGTAGACATTGACAGAGTTATCAATGCTGGAGATCTGACATATATGGCAGCTGCTATGCAAACCGGATTTGAGTACAATGGCTGGGGAGAGTATGAGTCCATAGGTTTTATGGGAGAAAAGTATCTTGCAGGATACCCTGATGATGCATTTGAATTTGGATTTGATGCTATTAGTTTGATGTCTGCGGGTCAGCTCTCAAAGGTACTTGTTGATGACGATGAACAACAGTTCGTTTACAATGCTTCATCAATTGTTTTGGAAGAAGGCTATCAGTTGGCTATCATTGAAATCTACACAAATAATGACAGGGTATTTGTGAATCTTTTGAAGGATGGTAGTGTGGTTGATTCAGATTTATTGTCGTCAGGAGGTACTTACATCTACGAGAAGGATCTTGGAGGAATCAATGATGCACCTATAATTGCTGTTAACTTCGGTGAGATTTTCGGTGGTGTTGAGACAAGTGCTATTTTCATCGATGGAATCTTCCAAGTTTCAGATGACTATGAACAGATAGCTGCTGGCACTGATTATGGGCTTATGGAAATAACATCGATTAGTTCCACTAAAATAGAGATGGAGAATCCAATCGATATTAACCTTGCAAAAGGCAATATTATTGATCTCATGGGCGACATCAAGATCGTTGTCGCAGATGATGTTACTCTGAGATTTGCACCTTTTACAAATATGACCGAACCTGGATATTATGAACTAAGAGGCACGGTGGCAGAGGAATCAAGTTTTATCTGGACACCTATGAACTTCGAAGGTTTGTATTATGAAATTGATGATGGTGGTCTAAGCGAATCCCTTGAAGTAATAGATTGCACTGGCAGAGTTATTGCTGAAGATAATTTGGTTTATAAAGCAAGAATTGTGAATTCACAGTACGATCATAAAGAATGGGGTGTCTACAATGCCATTGGGTTGTTCGGGGAAAAATACGTTCCTATAGTCAATAATCCAAACAAAATTGCTGAACTCCTTGTTGATAGCAATGAAACCCATACATTAATGAAAAATGATCATTTGGATCTTGGCAATGGGTATGAATTGCTTGTGTACGATTTTGATGTAGAAGGCGAAAAAGTATGGATACAACTCTTCAAAGATTCCAATTTCATAGATGACCATATTTTGTATCCATCCACAATTGGAGAAGACATCTGGAATGTTGAAAAGGACGTTGCTGGTGAAAGTGACGTGGTAGTTCTTAAGGTTAGAGCTACTAATGTAACACAAGATGAGAATTCGACTTTCTGTCAGATTGAGGGCATATGGCTGATCGATTGGATGAATGTAAATGAGATTTCATTAGGTGAAAGGAATGGTCTCCTTGAAATGGATGCAGTGACCAATGAATATATTCAATATCACAATCCGGAACCATTGACTCTTGAGATGGATAGCACAATAGGCATAGCCAGAGATTTGCAAATAAGAGTAGCAGACTCAACTGAGATCAGATACTATCCGTTCATTGAAAAATACGTTTCTAATGGAAGTAGTTCAAGTGGAGGCGGTGGCGGAGGTGCTACCGGTGAAACTTACACTATGTCACTCCAAAAAGGTTGGAATCTGGTCTCTACCCCAATAACACCGGATACACCGGAAGTAACTTCCATCTTCGGTTCGAATGATGATATTCTTCTCCCGGTCTACACATGGAACACTGCAAGCAAGCAGTACTATGAAGCAGAAAGTCTTGAAATTGGAACTGGTTATTGGGTCCTGGTATTGAATGATACTCAGGTTAGCTTTACGGGAACTCCGTACACGGGATAA
- a CDS encoding DUF4352 domain-containing protein, with amino-acid sequence MKLFYKLITVLLILVSMTAIGCTDVAGNNPIEESVSDTEPTNICTYDWELETTDRIGYDFYAPIGYKYAIVNLYIQNNADTPISTDPNNWIFVGNSVAYTHDSATYADEIAHQSVDILPGGEFTTKIVYLVDDDISTSEMSYSDTQIQLKKSDYFDKLRAENKQQTEEEVYAAIAADLRSAGYNVVSVDIRDEALEVNNRFGTYKTMVFTIPTEEDAKHILDMSGMYIDSADAFMTVAEEDTSSELYSEYFVSKNDVYAYKHHTVTYENIEICTYRKAPLDQEDFLQLFE; translated from the coding sequence ATGAAATTATTTTACAAATTAATTACAGTTCTACTAATTTTGGTATCGATGACTGCAATTGGTTGCACAGATGTTGCAGGAAATAATCCAATAGAAGAAAGTGTATCAGACACTGAACCCACAAACATCTGTACATATGATTGGGAATTGGAAACGACTGATCGCATTGGTTACGATTTCTATGCACCAATTGGATACAAATATGCAATCGTAAACCTGTACATCCAGAATAATGCTGATACACCTATATCGACAGACCCAAACAATTGGATATTTGTTGGAAATAGCGTGGCCTACACTCATGATAGTGCAACCTACGCAGATGAAATTGCACACCAGTCTGTAGATATCCTCCCAGGTGGAGAATTTACTACAAAAATCGTGTACCTTGTGGATGACGATATTAGTACCTCTGAAATGTCCTATAGCGACACACAGATCCAATTGAAGAAATCTGACTATTTCGATAAACTTCGAGCAGAGAACAAGCAACAGACCGAAGAGGAAGTGTATGCAGCCATAGCAGCTGATCTTAGAAGTGCCGGATACAATGTCGTATCTGTTGATATCCGCGATGAAGCTCTGGAAGTCAATAATAGATTCGGAACTTACAAAACTATGGTATTCACCATCCCTACTGAAGAAGACGCCAAACACATCCTCGATATGAGTGGAATGTACATCGACAGCGCTGATGCTTTCATGACTGTCGCAGAAGAAGACACAAGTTCAGAACTATACTCTGAATATTTTGTGTCAAAAAATGATGTATATGCCTACAAGCATCACACGGTTACATATGAAAACATTGAGATATGCACATATAGGAAAGCTCCCCTCGACCAAGAAGACTTCCTCCAACTGTTCGAATAA
- a CDS encoding DUF4198 domain-containing protein, producing MKKTIVIGAIIALVCLTGLSSAHFTMVFPSDSEDTVWEVTPEDYIAELGDTKTLYMMWGHPYEHISFDMSNVPEVTITKPDGTVEILTPEEIMLESMDEEGNMGTFLSYKASFTVDQYGDTIVGVKYEDVDEDMIDYTKAVIHCGEEMWFGWDSMVGQETEINPYMRPYGMEEGFVFAGQALYEGEPLAGADVEIEIYHDLEAGIEIVEQAEELYPYDAPMVFTRVTKSNADGEFMYTLDEPGIWFVGATMEPEEGQPVRGVFIVPVIEEFPAEETEVVAAEEPEAETETEEGPSTPGFESVFAVAGLIAALFIAGRKL from the coding sequence ATGAAGAAAACAATAGTAATAGGAGCAATTATTGCACTGGTCTGCCTGACAGGCCTTTCAAGTGCACACTTTACCATGGTATTCCCAAGCGACAGTGAAGATACTGTATGGGAAGTAACCCCTGAAGATTACATTGCAGAACTTGGAGATACAAAGACATTATACATGATGTGGGGACACCCATACGAACACATATCATTTGACATGTCTAACGTGCCTGAGGTAACAATAACAAAGCCTGACGGCACAGTTGAGATCCTGACACCTGAAGAGATCATGCTTGAGAGCATGGATGAAGAAGGAAACATGGGAACTTTCCTTTCATACAAGGCATCATTTACAGTTGACCAGTACGGAGATACAATTGTAGGGGTCAAGTATGAAGATGTGGACGAAGACATGATCGACTACACCAAAGCAGTGATCCACTGTGGAGAAGAAATGTGGTTTGGATGGGATTCAATGGTCGGTCAGGAAACAGAGATCAACCCATACATGCGCCCATACGGAATGGAAGAAGGTTTTGTCTTTGCAGGACAGGCACTTTACGAGGGTGAGCCACTAGCCGGCGCAGATGTTGAGATCGAGATCTACCACGATCTGGAAGCAGGTATTGAGATCGTTGAACAGGCCGAGGAGCTTTACCCATATGATGCACCAATGGTCTTCACAAGGGTCACAAAATCCAATGCTGACGGAGAGTTCATGTACACACTCGATGAGCCTGGAATCTGGTTCGTTGGTGCAACCATGGAACCTGAAGAAGGCCAGCCTGTAAGAGGAGTTTTCATAGTCCCTGTTATTGAAGAGTTCCCTGCAGAAGAAACAGAAGTTGTAGCTGCTGAAGAACCTGAAGCTGAGACCGAAACAGAAGAAGGTCCATCCACACCAGGATTTGAATCTGTGTTCGCAGTTGCAGGACTTATTGCAGCACTGTTCATTGCAGGTAGAAAATTATAA
- the cbiM gene encoding cobalt transporter CbiM, whose product MHISDGVLSPAVIAAGWAITILLLLATLWWSKKDSDISEDIPKISVMTGAFFVASLIHVSIGPTSIHLVLNGLLGVVLGTLAYPAIFIGLVLQALLFQHGGITSIGINVINMGIPALIVYWIFKKGYSAGISPSILGAISGSMAALLSAVMLAIVLISTGEEFTEVAYAAAAANVPIMIIEGILTGSVVTFLLKVRPELLPIKKEK is encoded by the coding sequence ATGCATATATCCGACGGCGTACTATCCCCTGCAGTAATAGCTGCAGGGTGGGCAATAACGATCCTTCTACTCCTTGCAACTCTCTGGTGGAGCAAAAAGGACAGCGATATCTCCGAGGATATCCCAAAGATCTCCGTCATGACAGGAGCTTTCTTTGTGGCATCACTGATACATGTATCAATCGGGCCCACCAGCATCCACCTTGTTCTTAACGGACTTCTTGGAGTGGTTCTTGGAACTCTTGCATACCCAGCCATCTTTATCGGCCTTGTTCTCCAGGCACTGCTCTTCCAGCACGGAGGAATAACAAGCATTGGAATCAATGTCATCAACATGGGAATACCTGCACTGATAGTCTACTGGATATTCAAAAAAGGCTATTCTGCAGGGATCAGCCCATCCATTCTCGGAGCAATATCCGGCTCAATGGCAGCACTGCTCTCAGCTGTGATGCTTGCCATAGTACTGATATCAACAGGAGAGGAATTCACAGAAGTTGCCTACGCAGCCGCTGCTGCCAACGTACCGATAATGATCATCGAGGGAATACTGACAGGCTCAGTAGTAACATTCCTTCTAAAGGTCAGGCCTGAACTACTACCCATAAAAAAGGAGAAATAA
- a CDS encoding carboxypeptidase-like regulatory domain-containing protein — MTNYRIIWTLAFACILLTAIAPAASAHRVYAQEQVTEVQIKSWYGGGDPIPNADINIYAIKNGEEELYITDVTDEDGLYYFEPKLGVVEYRVIVSQNGHQKEITFNVAGSEGSSGEEAELPLSASIIAGFGYLAGLTGIGMYFSARKKR; from the coding sequence ATGACCAATTACAGGATAATATGGACACTGGCATTTGCCTGCATCCTCCTAACAGCAATTGCACCTGCTGCATCCGCACATCGCGTTTATGCCCAGGAGCAGGTCACTGAAGTTCAGATAAAATCATGGTATGGAGGAGGAGACCCCATACCAAACGCCGATATCAATATCTATGCCATAAAGAACGGCGAAGAAGAACTTTATATTACAGATGTGACCGATGAAGACGGACTATACTACTTTGAACCAAAACTTGGCGTAGTTGAATACAGAGTAATCGTTTCCCAGAACGGACATCAGAAAGAGATCACATTCAACGTTGCAGGATCAGAAGGTTCATCCGGTGAAGAGGCTGAACTTCCACTCTCAGCAAGCATAATTGCAGGATTTGGATACCTTGCCGGACTTACAGGCATTGGAATGTATTTCTCTGCACGCAAAAAAAGATAA
- the cbiQ gene encoding cobalt ECF transporter T component CbiQ, producing MRYPEIDRYASIRSPIHDLDPRAKIVTFIVMIFSFVFLDSITKALAGMGIAILIYLIARLPKEFVMHRLKVVFLFLAPLLIIMPLTVEGEAIAQYHSIAITMEGVEYSTLVIIRALSAVTLVLIMLGTTRFDITIKALYMLRMPGSLVQMLMFTYRYIFVIMDEFQRMWKAMESKGFKLKANRYGLSVLGNIIGMLIIKSYDRAHRVYQSMIAKGYTGNSGTIVNFKMQAKDYAIALPMILIALFMHTYHLVL from the coding sequence TTGCGTTACCCTGAAATTGACAGGTATGCTTCGATCAGGTCACCGATCCATGATCTCGATCCACGTGCCAAGATCGTTACCTTCATTGTAATGATATTCTCCTTTGTTTTTCTGGACAGCATTACAAAAGCCCTTGCTGGAATGGGAATCGCAATTCTGATATACCTTATAGCAAGGCTCCCAAAAGAATTCGTGATGCATCGATTGAAAGTTGTTTTCCTCTTCCTGGCACCATTACTTATTATCATGCCACTGACTGTTGAGGGAGAAGCCATTGCACAATACCATAGCATAGCGATCACAATGGAGGGAGTGGAATACTCAACCCTTGTCATCATAAGGGCACTCTCAGCCGTCACCCTCGTACTTATAATGTTGGGGACCACACGTTTTGACATCACCATCAAAGCCCTCTACATGCTCAGGATGCCCGGATCACTTGTACAAATGTTGATGTTCACATACAGGTATATATTCGTAATAATGGACGAGTTCCAGAGAATGTGGAAGGCCATGGAATCGAAAGGTTTCAAGCTGAAAGCCAACAGGTACGGATTATCGGTCCTCGGAAACATAATCGGGATGCTCATCATAAAAAGCTATGACAGGGCACATCGTGTTTACCAGTCAATGATAGCAAAGGGCTATACAGGCAACTCCGGAACAATAGTGAACTTTAAAATGCAGGCAAAGGATTACGCCATCGCCCTGCCCATGATACTCATTGCACTCTTTATGCATACCTACCACCTGGTGTTATAA